One segment of Mycolicibacterium sp. YH-1 DNA contains the following:
- a CDS encoding amidase, protein MTVHVAAQQVRDRKLTPLTLLERSLERIREVDPLLRAFVAINEDGVRDDAIELTREADAGRVRGPLHGVPIAVKDVIDVRGLPTRGGSAATESNAARADAPAVERLRAAGALIVGKVNTHEFAHGVTTPPTRNPWDPQRIPGGSSGGSAVAVASGQCLAALGSDTGGSIRVPAALCGVSGLRSLPRDIPVGGILPFSPRLDTCGPIARDALDLALMFEILSGTPCPIPGSAMGVRVGTVARAALGELDDEVGDAVEEAVHVLAAAGAGVVTADVPPFPAWSAPRAVYVLADFLDVHRNAGWYPQRLDRYGEELASYFANAERITPEARADAVRELEVLERRLRAGMADVDVLVLPTTPIAAPLVDDCVHRADDEGRAPIVGTLMRLCGPFSWCGLAAVTVPCGMTTDGLPIGVQIAGRDVSTVLNLAAAYQARTAHHLREPALLDIR, encoded by the coding sequence ATGACCGTTCATGTTGCGGCGCAACAGGTCCGCGACAGGAAACTGACGCCCCTAACGCTGCTCGAGCGGTCACTTGAACGGATACGGGAGGTCGATCCGCTGCTGCGGGCCTTCGTCGCGATCAACGAGGACGGTGTGCGCGACGACGCCATCGAACTGACGAGGGAGGCCGACGCGGGCCGAGTCCGCGGTCCGCTGCATGGCGTTCCGATCGCGGTCAAGGATGTCATCGACGTGCGCGGCCTGCCGACCCGCGGTGGATCCGCTGCCACCGAATCAAATGCTGCACGCGCCGACGCGCCGGCCGTCGAGCGCCTCCGGGCGGCCGGCGCCCTGATCGTCGGCAAGGTCAACACCCATGAGTTCGCGCACGGGGTCACGACTCCCCCGACCCGCAATCCCTGGGATCCACAGCGGATCCCAGGGGGTTCGAGCGGCGGATCAGCGGTGGCGGTTGCCTCCGGGCAGTGCCTAGCCGCGCTGGGCAGCGATACTGGGGGGTCGATACGCGTGCCTGCCGCACTGTGCGGCGTCTCGGGGCTGCGCTCCCTTCCACGGGATATACCGGTGGGCGGCATTCTCCCCTTCTCGCCCCGCCTCGACACCTGCGGTCCGATCGCGAGAGACGCACTGGACCTCGCGCTGATGTTCGAAATCTTGTCCGGCACACCGTGTCCCATCCCTGGCTCGGCCATGGGCGTGCGCGTCGGCACCGTCGCGCGCGCAGCGCTCGGCGAGCTGGACGACGAGGTCGGGGACGCTGTGGAGGAGGCCGTGCACGTGCTGGCGGCCGCCGGAGCCGGCGTCGTGACCGCCGATGTGCCGCCATTTCCTGCGTGGAGCGCCCCGCGTGCCGTCTACGTGTTGGCGGACTTTCTCGACGTGCACCGCAACGCGGGATGGTATCCACAGCGTCTCGACCGATACGGCGAGGAGCTGGCGAGCTATTTCGCGAACGCCGAGCGCATCACCCCGGAGGCGCGAGCGGACGCCGTGCGCGAACTCGAGGTCCTCGAACGGCGCCTACGCGCAGGCATGGCCGACGTCGATGTCCTTGTCCTCCCGACGACCCCGATAGCCGCACCCCTGGTGGACGACTGTGTGCACCGTGCCGATGACGAGGGTCGCGCCCCCATTGTCGGGACCCTGATGCGGCTGTGCGGACCGTTCAGCTGGTGCGGCCTGGCCGCTGTCACGGTGCCGTGCGGCATGACCACCGACGGTCTGCCCATCGGTGTGCAGATCGCGGGTCGAGACGTGTCGACGGTGCTCAATCTCGCTGCCGCCTACCAGGCTCGAACCGCACATCACCTGCGAGAGCCGGCGCTGCTCGACATCCGCTAG
- a CDS encoding aldehyde dehydrogenase yields MTSTAPPVSRPVTWGSDEDATPIDPTSLAPLGAIAATTPDELDRVVTAAHAGLRDWARDHRHRAKVMTLWAQNLLVHADELVGALVAQTGKPVREARAEVAGAAEALQYNAGLCRFIGGRAGTLADGNILHLVRQPVGLSAFIVPWNWPVLLLLRDLSPGLAAGVTAVVKPSPQTASVTARVVALGHDAGVPEDAVQVVIGDRVVGDALVRHPLIRAVSFTGSSEVGRHIMAAAAADLTRPLLELGGKGVAVVFRDSDVDRACDAILSAAFITAGQMCMACTRVLVDKAVHRQVVERIVEGTARLRVGDPRSDETDIGPLISPAHARRVAGVLDDARRTATVLTGGRELHPAGLPGGFISPAVVTDVDLDSPIVQDDVFGPVVTIEPFDDEDQAVSSANATSFGLVGAVWTSDVNRAWRVAGAIDAGTVWVNGYNKSYPEMPSGGFKASGLGRTRGIEGVEQFTEVKNVHFSVE; encoded by the coding sequence GTGACGAGCACGGCGCCACCGGTATCCCGGCCAGTCACCTGGGGTTCCGACGAGGACGCGACGCCGATCGACCCCACGTCGCTCGCCCCGCTCGGGGCTATCGCCGCGACCACCCCGGATGAACTCGATCGGGTGGTGACGGCAGCGCATGCAGGCCTTCGGGACTGGGCTCGGGACCACCGACACCGGGCCAAGGTGATGACGCTGTGGGCGCAGAATCTCTTGGTCCACGCCGACGAACTCGTCGGCGCCCTGGTGGCGCAAACGGGAAAGCCGGTGCGAGAGGCGCGCGCGGAGGTGGCCGGCGCCGCTGAGGCGCTGCAATACAACGCCGGCCTGTGCCGGTTCATCGGGGGGCGGGCCGGCACGCTCGCCGACGGGAACATCCTGCACCTCGTCCGCCAGCCGGTGGGGCTGTCGGCGTTCATCGTGCCGTGGAACTGGCCCGTTCTGTTGCTGCTGCGGGACCTTTCGCCCGGGCTGGCAGCGGGTGTGACAGCCGTGGTCAAACCGTCCCCGCAGACGGCGTCAGTGACCGCACGCGTCGTGGCGCTCGGCCACGACGCGGGAGTGCCCGAGGACGCGGTCCAGGTCGTCATCGGCGATCGCGTCGTCGGCGACGCCCTGGTGCGCCACCCGCTCATTCGCGCCGTCTCGTTCACGGGCTCGTCTGAGGTCGGTCGGCACATCATGGCGGCGGCAGCTGCGGACCTGACTCGCCCACTGCTCGAACTCGGCGGCAAAGGTGTCGCCGTCGTGTTTCGTGACAGTGACGTGGACAGGGCGTGCGACGCCATCCTGTCGGCGGCGTTCATCACCGCAGGCCAGATGTGTATGGCCTGCACGCGAGTGCTGGTCGACAAGGCGGTCCACCGCCAGGTGGTGGAGCGAATCGTCGAGGGGACAGCCCGATTGCGGGTCGGAGATCCCCGATCCGACGAGACCGACATCGGGCCGCTGATCTCCCCGGCGCATGCCCGACGGGTCGCCGGAGTCCTCGATGACGCCCGCAGGACCGCCACCGTCCTGACCGGGGGCAGGGAACTGCACCCGGCGGGCCTGCCGGGCGGCTTCATCTCCCCGGCCGTCGTCACAGACGTCGACCTGGACTCCCCGATCGTCCAGGATGACGTCTTCGGCCCGGTCGTCACGATCGAACCGTTCGATGATGAGGACCAGGCGGTATCGTCCGCCAACGCAACATCGTTCGGTCTGGTCGGAGCGGTGTGGACGTCCGACGTCAACCGCGCGTGGCGGGTGGCGGGTGCAATCGACGCCGGCACCGTCTGGGTCAATGGCTACAACAAGTCCTATCCAGAGATGCCGAGTGGGGGATTCAAGGCTTCCGGCCTCGGGCGCACCCGCGGAATCGAAGGTGTCGAACAGTTCACCGAGGTGAAGAATGTGCACTTCTCCGTCGAGTAG
- a CDS encoding SDR family NAD(P)-dependent oxidoreductase, with the protein MSSRPSIDLTGDVVMVTGATGDIGAEYVCALVSAGADVIATDVAQTAEAGQELADRATELGPGKAVFTTVDVTSDDDLAAAAVLAVERFGGLDALINNAAIYRSLGPKRSLRELSNDDWDTTLRVNVRGSWQAIKAVTPLFIERGGGRVVNISSTVARAGVPGFAHYVASKAAVDGLTRAAARELGAHNIRVNGVAPGLVSDSATEAINPDGYAARSAQTRALAREMTPSDLVGAVLWLASQTSGFVTGQTILVDGGQVFA; encoded by the coding sequence GTGTCCTCCAGACCATCCATCGACCTCACTGGTGACGTCGTCATGGTCACCGGTGCCACCGGTGACATCGGCGCCGAGTATGTCTGCGCCCTCGTCTCTGCGGGGGCCGACGTCATCGCCACCGACGTTGCGCAGACCGCCGAAGCAGGACAGGAACTCGCCGACCGCGCCACCGAACTCGGCCCGGGCAAGGCAGTTTTCACCACGGTCGACGTCACGTCCGATGACGACCTCGCGGCGGCCGCGGTCCTCGCCGTCGAACGATTCGGCGGCCTCGACGCGCTGATCAACAATGCGGCCATCTATCGGTCGCTGGGACCGAAGCGGTCGCTACGCGAGCTGAGCAACGACGACTGGGACACCACGCTCCGGGTCAACGTCCGGGGCAGCTGGCAGGCCATCAAGGCCGTCACGCCACTGTTCATCGAGCGCGGGGGTGGCCGAGTGGTCAACATCAGCTCCACTGTCGCTAGAGCCGGTGTGCCCGGCTTCGCGCACTACGTTGCGTCCAAGGCCGCGGTCGACGGGCTCACCCGCGCCGCCGCGCGCGAGCTGGGCGCTCACAACATCCGGGTCAATGGCGTTGCCCCGGGGCTGGTCTCGGACTCGGCCACCGAGGCGATAAACCCGGACGGCTACGCCGCCCGCTCCGCCCAGACCCGCGCACTGGCCCGTGAGATGACTCCGAGCGACCTGGTGGGCGCCGTGCTGTGGCTCGCGAGCCAGACCAGCGGTTTTGTCACGGGTCAGACGATCTTGGTCGACGGCGGTCAGGTGTTCGCGTGA
- a CDS encoding permease: MHLTAAHGVYIVGILSLIGFMVARKSVVVPAIIATFLTTWVYTGDLLKGVGSVFSAAAVATTELLNIFLVLTAVTAMLGAMKRVGAEQRMINPIARLMKNGTLSYFVLFGVTYLLSMVFWPTPALGLIAAILLPAAIRTGLSPLAAAMAMAIAGQGMALASDYVIGVAPSLSASGAGVSAGLIADRALILSWVVGAVAITMTYVLHVRARSTERVLTATRRANRQDAEATAGGAATATLGDRVSTAVGRALLTKREQVIAPPPSTNGSADDVDELPDASVDLSDDVVPTDGMRAKLFAILVPIVFGALVAFILLGRLTDWVPPVESGSGAALVGGLALLLTLVVSLTTGGTDRLDRTGQHFVDGLVVAFRAMGVVIPVAGFVLIGISDFAGRIMLLPEDVEPPAFLFDIIGSGERFIPDNPVLVMFAMLIAGMLIGLDGSGWAGLPFTGGLADALAHSSGADAATLAAIAQNAAGWTGGGTLIIWSSLVAVAGFTGIPVTTLARRLFVPVVSGLILSVALAALIW; this comes from the coding sequence ATGCACCTGACCGCAGCGCACGGCGTCTACATCGTCGGAATCCTGTCGCTGATCGGTTTCATGGTCGCGCGAAAGAGTGTGGTGGTCCCCGCCATTATCGCGACGTTTCTGACGACGTGGGTGTACACCGGTGACCTCCTGAAGGGCGTCGGCAGCGTGTTCAGTGCAGCCGCGGTCGCCACGACGGAACTCTTGAACATCTTCCTGGTTCTGACCGCGGTCACGGCCATGCTCGGCGCGATGAAGAGGGTCGGCGCAGAGCAGCGGATGATCAATCCCATTGCACGACTTATGAAGAACGGCACGCTGTCCTACTTCGTCCTATTCGGCGTCACGTACCTGCTGTCGATGGTCTTCTGGCCGACTCCAGCCCTTGGTCTCATCGCCGCGATACTGCTGCCTGCCGCCATCCGCACGGGTCTCTCGCCACTGGCCGCCGCCATGGCGATGGCGATCGCCGGGCAGGGCATGGCACTGGCCTCCGACTACGTGATCGGCGTGGCTCCGAGCCTGTCGGCCAGCGGAGCGGGTGTCTCGGCCGGCCTCATCGCCGACCGGGCGCTGATCCTCAGCTGGGTGGTGGGCGCGGTCGCCATCACGATGACGTACGTGTTGCACGTCCGCGCTCGGTCGACGGAACGAGTGCTGACCGCGACGCGACGAGCCAACCGCCAGGACGCTGAGGCAACCGCTGGCGGCGCCGCTACAGCCACGTTGGGCGATCGCGTGTCCACCGCCGTCGGCCGGGCGTTGTTGACCAAGAGGGAGCAGGTCATCGCCCCGCCTCCGTCCACAAACGGATCGGCCGACGACGTAGACGAGCTACCCGACGCATCGGTCGACCTCTCGGACGATGTCGTGCCCACCGACGGGATGCGGGCCAAGTTGTTCGCCATACTGGTTCCGATTGTCTTCGGTGCGCTGGTCGCGTTCATATTGCTCGGCAGGCTCACCGACTGGGTACCGCCGGTGGAGAGCGGCAGCGGCGCCGCCCTCGTCGGGGGCCTCGCCCTGCTCCTCACACTCGTCGTCAGCCTCACCACCGGAGGTACCGACCGTCTGGACCGGACCGGGCAACACTTCGTCGACGGACTGGTGGTCGCCTTCCGCGCCATGGGTGTCGTCATCCCGGTCGCCGGCTTCGTGCTCATCGGCATCTCGGACTTCGCCGGCCGCATCATGCTGCTCCCCGAGGACGTCGAACCACCCGCGTTCCTCTTCGACATCATCGGCAGCGGTGAGCGTTTCATCCCCGACAATCCGGTGCTGGTGATGTTCGCCATGCTGATCGCCGGCATGCTCATCGGTCTGGATGGTTCGGGCTGGGCCGGCCTTCCGTTCACCGGAGGACTGGCTGACGCGCTCGCCCACTCGTCCGGCGCGGACGCCGCCACCCTGGCGGCCATAGCGCAGAACGCGGCCGGATGGACCGGTGGCGGAACGCTCATCATCTGGTCCTCGCTCGTCGCCGTCGCCGGCTTCACCGGCATACCCGTGACGACGCTTGCCCGCCGGCTGTTCGTGCCCGTCGTGTCCGGCCTGATCCTGAGTGTGGCCCTGGCGGCGCTCATCTGGTGA
- a CDS encoding class I SAM-dependent methyltransferase, with amino-acid sequence MSDSMNPEVLDWDGAYRGEGDFEGPPPWNIGEPQPELAALIRDGKVTGDVLDAGCGHAELALTLAADGYTVVGIDLSPTAIAAATQAAAERNLPNATFVQGDITAFTGFDGRFNTIIDSTLFHSLPVEGRDGYQQSVLRAAAPGAVYYILVFAKGAFPDEWDAKPNEVDETELRDAVGKYWAVADVRPAFIHANIMAAPPGVDLPLPKHDRDDKGRMKLPAFLLTAHKPG; translated from the coding sequence ATGAGTGACTCAATGAATCCTGAGGTACTGGACTGGGACGGCGCCTACCGCGGGGAGGGCGATTTCGAGGGACCACCACCGTGGAACATCGGCGAGCCACAGCCTGAGCTGGCGGCACTCATCCGCGATGGCAAGGTCACCGGTGACGTGCTGGACGCGGGCTGCGGGCACGCCGAACTGGCGCTGACGCTGGCCGCTGACGGTTACACCGTGGTCGGCATCGATCTGTCGCCGACGGCGATCGCCGCGGCGACGCAGGCCGCCGCGGAGCGCAACCTGCCCAACGCCACCTTCGTCCAGGGCGATATCACCGCGTTCACCGGTTTCGACGGCCGGTTCAACACGATCATCGACTCGACGCTGTTCCACTCGCTGCCCGTCGAGGGCCGCGACGGGTACCAGCAGTCGGTGCTGCGGGCCGCCGCGCCGGGTGCCGTGTACTACATCCTGGTGTTCGCCAAGGGTGCGTTCCCCGACGAATGGGACGCCAAGCCCAACGAGGTGGACGAGACCGAGTTGCGCGACGCCGTGGGTAAGTACTGGGCGGTGGCCGACGTCCGGCCCGCGTTCATCCACGCCAACATCATGGCTGCGCCGCCAGGCGTCGACCTGCCGCTGCCGAAGCACGACCGTGATGACAAGGGACGCATGAAGTTACCCGCGTTCCTGCTCACCGCACACAAACCGGGCTAG
- a CDS encoding glutamate--cysteine ligase, producing the protein MGDEVSQTEFSRAQRQQYRRKVALSLDVFETMLRQSSFDFERPLTGMEIECNLVDGQYQPAMSNSEVLASIANPAFQTELGAYNIEFNVPPRPLPGDAALGLELEIRASLNAAEERANTDGAHIVMIGILPTLMPEHLSGDWMSESTRYRALNDSIFTARGEDMVIDISGPERLSVQAASIAPESACTSVQLHQQVSPADFAHNWNAAQVLAGPQLCLGANSPYFFGHELWAETRIELFAQATDTRPDELRTQGVRPRVWFGERWITSIFDLFEENVRYFPSLLPELSDEDPVAELAAGRTPTLPELRLHNGTIYRWNRPVYDVVDGRPHLRVENRVLPAGPTVVDTIANAAFYYGALRTMADDDRPVWTKLSFAAAEQNFRSAARHGMDAQLYWPGLGRVAADELVLRELLPMAHEGLRRRGVATEVRERFLGVIEGRARTGRNGAVWQVQTVHALQERGLTRPQALAEMLRLYCQRMHSNEPVHTWDGPA; encoded by the coding sequence GTGGGCGATGAGGTCAGTCAGACCGAGTTCAGTCGAGCGCAACGGCAGCAGTACCGGCGCAAGGTAGCCCTGAGCCTGGACGTCTTCGAGACGATGTTGCGCCAGTCCAGCTTCGACTTCGAACGGCCGCTGACCGGTATGGAGATCGAGTGCAACCTGGTCGACGGCCAATACCAGCCGGCGATGAGCAACTCCGAGGTGCTGGCCTCGATAGCCAACCCCGCCTTCCAGACCGAATTGGGCGCCTACAACATCGAATTCAACGTCCCACCGCGGCCGCTGCCGGGGGACGCCGCCCTTGGCCTCGAGCTCGAGATACGCGCCAGCCTCAACGCCGCAGAGGAGAGGGCCAACACCGACGGCGCACACATCGTGATGATCGGCATCCTGCCCACCCTCATGCCCGAGCATCTGTCGGGCGACTGGATGAGCGAGTCGACTCGCTACCGGGCGCTCAACGACTCGATCTTCACCGCGCGCGGCGAGGACATGGTCATCGACATCTCCGGTCCGGAACGGCTCAGTGTGCAGGCAGCATCCATCGCGCCCGAATCCGCGTGCACCAGCGTGCAGTTGCACCAGCAGGTCTCCCCCGCCGACTTCGCCCACAACTGGAACGCCGCTCAGGTGCTGGCGGGGCCGCAGCTGTGCCTTGGCGCCAACTCCCCCTACTTCTTCGGCCACGAGCTGTGGGCGGAGACGCGCATCGAACTTTTCGCCCAGGCCACCGACACTCGTCCCGACGAACTGCGCACGCAGGGCGTGCGGCCGCGGGTGTGGTTCGGGGAACGCTGGATCACCTCGATATTCGACCTGTTCGAGGAGAACGTGCGGTACTTCCCGTCACTGCTTCCCGAACTCTCCGACGAGGACCCGGTGGCCGAACTCGCGGCGGGGCGGACGCCGACGCTGCCGGAGCTTCGTCTACACAACGGCACCATCTACCGGTGGAACCGTCCCGTCTATGACGTGGTGGACGGCCGGCCCCACCTTCGGGTGGAGAACCGCGTCCTGCCCGCCGGCCCCACCGTCGTGGACACCATCGCGAACGCCGCCTTCTACTACGGGGCGCTGCGGACGATGGCCGACGACGACCGCCCCGTCTGGACGAAGCTGAGTTTCGCTGCCGCCGAACAGAACTTCCGCTCCGCGGCGCGACACGGTATGGACGCGCAGCTGTACTGGCCCGGTCTGGGACGTGTCGCGGCCGATGAACTAGTCCTGCGCGAACTGCTGCCGATGGCCCACGAGGGCCTCCGCCGACGGGGTGTCGCCACCGAGGTGCGTGAGCGATTTCTCGGCGTCATCGAGGGGCGGGCGAGGACGGGCCGCAACGGTGCGGTCTGGCAGGTGCAGACGGTGCACGCGCTGCAGGAGCGAGGCCTGACCAGGCCCCAGGCGCTGGCCGAGATGCTGCGACTCTACTGCCAGCGCATGCACAGCAACGAGCCCGTGCACACCTGGGACGGCCCCGCGTAG
- a CDS encoding class I SAM-dependent methyltransferase, whose translation MVYMASPPSDFKDITRMPRGGPDASCLDRMLQTDRDEYLDRDSDGNPADEARKRSVVRALERTGEWFGNHERFAAIALEEVAEVPDPRILELGSGHGGLSAKLLEMHPTAHLTVTDLEPNSVAAIAAGELGDHPRATVAAMDATSIDAPDGHFDLAVFALSFHHLPPAAAARVFAEGTRAAKKLLIIDLPRLPAPLHLVQLAVMLPFAPFVPFVHDGVISSLRCYSPSALRALAAHADPAIDVDLRGGLTSPQVVVATRH comes from the coding sequence ATGGTCTACATGGCCTCGCCACCATCCGACTTCAAGGACATAACCCGCATGCCCCGCGGCGGGCCGGATGCCTCATGCCTGGACCGCATGCTGCAGACCGACCGCGACGAGTACCTGGATCGCGACTCCGACGGAAACCCCGCCGACGAGGCGCGCAAGCGCAGTGTGGTGCGCGCGCTGGAACGCACCGGCGAGTGGTTCGGCAACCACGAGCGGTTCGCCGCCATCGCGCTGGAGGAGGTCGCCGAGGTCCCCGATCCGCGAATCCTCGAACTGGGCTCGGGTCACGGTGGCCTCTCGGCGAAGCTGCTGGAGATGCACCCGACCGCGCACCTGACGGTGACGGACCTCGAGCCGAACTCGGTCGCCGCGATCGCCGCCGGTGAACTCGGGGACCATCCGCGCGCCACCGTCGCAGCGATGGACGCCACCTCGATCGACGCCCCCGACGGCCACTTCGATCTCGCGGTGTTCGCGCTGTCGTTCCATCATCTGCCGCCAGCCGCCGCGGCCAGGGTCTTCGCCGAGGGCACGCGCGCGGCCAAGAAGCTGCTGATCATCGACCTGCCCCGGCTTCCGGCACCGCTGCACCTGGTGCAACTCGCCGTGATGTTGCCGTTCGCCCCGTTCGTGCCGTTCGTCCACGACGGGGTCATCAGCTCACTGCGCTGCTACAGCCCATCGGCGCTGCGGGCGCTGGCCGCACATGCCGACCCGGCCATCGACGTCGATCTGCGCGGTGGGTTGACGAGTCCTCAGGTGGTGGTGGCCACCCGCCACTAG
- the glpK gene encoding glycerol kinase GlpK → MADFVAAIDQGTTSTRCMVFDHNGAEVGRHQLEHEQILPRAGWVEHNPVEIWERTSSVVMSALNATGLSASDLAALGITNQRETALVWNKRTGRPYYNAIVWQDTRTDRIASALDRDGRGDIIRQKAGLPPATYFSGGKVQWILENVDGVRADAERGDALFGTPDTWVLWNLTGGPRGGVHVTDVTNASRTMLMNLETLDWDDELLSFFGIPRQMLPEIKPSSHPESYGTTLAHGPVGGEVPLTGILGDQQAAMVGQVCLSAGEAKNTYGTGNFLLLNTGEKIVRSSNGLLTTVCYQFGDAKPVYALEGSIAVTGSAIQWLRDQLGIISGAAQSESLARQVPDNGGVYFVPAFSGLFAPYWRSDARGAIVGLSRFNTNAHVARATLEAICYQSRDVVDAMEADSGVHLEVLKVDGGITANRLCMQIQADVLGVDVVKPVVAETTALGAAYAAGLAVGFWEGPDDLRANWQEDQRWTSTWSDDQRATGYAGWQKAVQRTLDWVDVQ, encoded by the coding sequence TTGGCCGACTTCGTTGCCGCCATCGACCAGGGCACCACCAGCACCCGGTGCATGGTCTTCGATCACAATGGCGCCGAGGTGGGGCGTCATCAGCTCGAGCACGAGCAGATCCTGCCGCGGGCGGGATGGGTCGAGCACAACCCGGTGGAGATCTGGGAACGCACCTCATCGGTGGTGATGTCCGCGCTCAACGCCACCGGCCTGTCGGCCAGTGACCTCGCCGCGCTCGGCATCACCAACCAGCGCGAGACCGCACTGGTGTGGAACAAGCGGACCGGAAGGCCCTACTACAACGCCATCGTGTGGCAGGACACCCGAACCGACCGGATCGCATCGGCACTGGACCGTGACGGCCGCGGTGACATCATCCGGCAGAAGGCCGGACTGCCTCCCGCGACGTACTTCTCGGGCGGCAAGGTGCAGTGGATCCTCGAGAACGTCGACGGTGTGCGCGCCGACGCCGAGCGGGGTGACGCGCTCTTCGGCACGCCCGACACGTGGGTGCTGTGGAATCTGACGGGCGGCCCGCGCGGCGGCGTACACGTCACCGATGTCACCAACGCCAGCCGGACGATGCTGATGAACCTCGAGACGCTGGACTGGGACGATGAGCTGTTGTCGTTCTTCGGTATTCCGCGCCAGATGCTGCCCGAGATCAAGCCGTCATCGCATCCGGAGTCCTACGGCACCACCCTTGCGCACGGTCCCGTCGGCGGCGAGGTGCCGCTGACCGGAATCCTCGGCGACCAGCAGGCCGCGATGGTGGGCCAGGTGTGCCTGAGTGCGGGCGAGGCCAAGAACACCTACGGCACCGGCAACTTCCTGCTACTCAACACCGGCGAGAAGATCGTGCGGTCCTCCAATGGCCTGCTCACCACCGTGTGCTATCAGTTCGGGGACGCGAAACCCGTTTACGCACTTGAGGGTTCGATAGCCGTCACCGGGTCGGCCATACAGTGGCTGCGCGATCAGCTGGGCATCATCAGCGGTGCCGCGCAGAGCGAGTCACTGGCCCGCCAGGTCCCCGACAACGGTGGCGTCTACTTCGTGCCCGCGTTCTCTGGGCTGTTCGCACCGTACTGGCGCTCGGATGCCCGCGGCGCGATCGTCGGATTGTCGCGGTTCAACACCAACGCACACGTGGCGCGCGCGACATTGGAGGCGATCTGCTACCAGAGCCGCGACGTCGTCGATGCCATGGAGGCCGATTCCGGTGTGCACCTTGAGGTTCTGAAGGTCGACGGTGGCATCACCGCCAACCGTCTGTGCATGCAGATTCAGGCCGATGTGCTGGGCGTTGACGTGGTCAAACCCGTCGTCGCGGAGACCACCGCGCTGGGTGCGGCCTACGCCGCCGGATTGGCGGTCGGCTTCTGGGAGGGCCCGGATGACCTGCGAGCCAACTGGCAGGAGGACCAACGCTGGACGTCGACGTGGAGCGACGATCAGCGCGCCACCGGTTACGCGGGTTGGCAGAAGGCGGTGCAGCGCACGCTGGACTGGGTCGACGTTCAGTGA
- a CDS encoding oxidoreductase: MTTFPLGPFTVKRIGFGAMQLPGPGVFGPPRDRDQALAVLRRAVELGVDHIDTAQFYGPDVANELIRQALHPYPADLALVSKVGARRDDAGNWNAAQQPDELRADIEVNLRELGVDQLAAVNLRVHSGDPSAVAEVDRELFDRQLSAMITARDAGLIGGIGLSSVSVEHLQIALDRTEIVTVQNAYNLVDRSSQPVLDLCTEHGIAFVPFFPLGSGFFAENPVLGNAAVQKAAAELGRTPAQIALAWTLSVAPNVLLIPGTSSVAHLEENMAVADIELPADFAP; the protein is encoded by the coding sequence ATGACGACATTCCCGCTGGGCCCGTTCACCGTCAAGCGCATCGGCTTCGGGGCCATGCAGCTGCCCGGCCCCGGAGTCTTCGGGCCGCCACGCGACCGCGATCAGGCGCTTGCCGTGCTGAGACGTGCCGTCGAACTCGGGGTCGACCACATCGACACCGCTCAGTTCTACGGCCCAGACGTGGCCAACGAGCTCATTCGCCAGGCGCTGCACCCGTATCCCGCCGACCTCGCCCTGGTCAGCAAGGTCGGGGCCCGCCGCGACGACGCCGGCAACTGGAACGCCGCGCAACAACCCGACGAACTGCGCGCCGACATCGAGGTGAACCTCCGCGAACTCGGCGTGGACCAGCTGGCCGCGGTCAACCTGCGCGTTCACTCAGGGGATCCCAGCGCCGTCGCCGAGGTCGACCGCGAACTGTTCGACCGTCAGCTAAGCGCCATGATCACCGCGCGCGACGCGGGCCTCATCGGTGGCATCGGGCTGAGCAGCGTCTCCGTCGAGCACCTTCAGATCGCGCTCGATCGCACGGAGATCGTCACCGTGCAGAACGCGTACAACCTGGTCGATCGCAGTTCACAGCCGGTACTCGACCTGTGCACCGAACACGGCATCGCGTTCGTGCCGTTCTTCCCCCTCGGTTCGGGCTTCTTCGCCGAGAATCCAGTCCTGGGCAATGCCGCGGTGCAGAAGGCCGCCGCCGAGCTGGGGCGCACGCCTGCCCAGATCGCGCTGGCGTGGACACTGTCGGTGGCGCCCAACGTGCTGCTGATACCCGGCACGTCATCGGTGGCGCACCTCGAGGAGAACATGGCCGTCGCGGATATCGAACTCCCCGCTGACTTCGCTCCCTAG